The following coding sequences lie in one Peromyscus maniculatus bairdii isolate BWxNUB_F1_BW_parent chromosome 3, HU_Pman_BW_mat_3.1, whole genome shotgun sequence genomic window:
- the Aqp1 gene encoding aquaporin-1 — translation MGQEGERRKEKVGRQTAEPCLHPSQRGGPCGVGRAGSKERPSSLCAPPPPSPINRPSPGCGSALGGSRAPGTSSSEVEPPASMASEFKKKIFWRAVVAEFLAMTLFVFISIGSALGFNYPLGTNQTHVQDNVKVSLAFGLSIATLAQSVGHISGAHLNPAVTLGLLLSCQISILRAVMYIIAQCVGAIVATAILSGITSSLIENSLGRNDLAPGVNSGQGLGIEIIGTLQLVLCVLATTDRRRRDLGGSAPLAIGFSVALGHLLAIDYTGCGINPARSFGSAVLTRNFSNHWIFWVGPFIGGALAVLIYDFILAPRSSDLTDRMKVWTSGQVEEYDLDADDLNSRVEMKPK, via the exons atggggcaggagggggagaggaggaaggaaaaagttgGCAGGCAGACAGCAGAGCCCTGTCTGCATCCATCGCAGAGAGGAGGCCCGTGTGGCGTGGGGCGGGCCGGGAGCAAGGAGAGGCCTTCCTCCCTTTGTGCTCCCCCCCCACCCAGCCCTATAAATAGGCCCAGCCCAGGCTGTGGCTCAGCTCTTGGAGGGAGTCGAGCACCAGGCACATCCAGCAGTGAAGTCGAGCCTCCTGCCAGCATGGCCAGCGAATTCAAGAAGAAGATCTTCTGGAGGGCCGTGGTGGCCGAGTTCCTGGCCATGACCCTCTTCGTCTTCATCAGCATCGGCTCTGCCCTAGGCTTCAACTACCCACTGGGGACAAACCAGACACATGTCCAGGACAACGTGAAGGTGTCGCTGGCCTTCGGTCTGAGCATTGCCACTCTGGCCCAAAGCGTGGGTCACATCAGCGGTGCTCACCTCAACCCGGCTGTCACACTGGGGCTGCTGCTCAGCTGTCAGATCAGCATCCTCCGGGCTGTCATGTACATCATCGCCCAGTGCGTGGGGGCCATCGTCGCCACGGCCATCCTCTCGGGCATCACCTCCTCCCTGATTGAGAACTCACTTGGCCGCAACGAC CTGGCGCCAGGAGTAAACTCCGGCCAGGGTCTGGGCATCGAGATCATTGGCACTCTGCAGCTGGTGCTGTGCGTGCTGGCCACCACTGACCGGAGGCGCCGGGACTTAGGCGGCTCAGCCCCCCTTGCCATCGGCTTCTCTGTGGCTCTGGGACACCTGCTGGCG ATCGACTACACTGGCTGTGGCATCAACCCTGCTCGGTCGTTCGGCTCTGCTGTGCTTACCCGCAACTTTTCAAACCACTGG ATTTTCTGGGTGGGGCCATTCATTGGGGGTGCCCTGGCAGTGCTGATCTATGACTTCATCCTGGCCCCACGCAGCAGCGACCTCACAGACCGCATGAAGGTGTGGACCAGTGGCCAGGTGGAGGAGTACGACCTGGATGCTGATGACCTCAACTCCAGGGTGGAGATGAAGCCCAAATAG